The following are from one region of the Endozoicomonas sp. 4G genome:
- a CDS encoding TraV family lipoprotein, whose protein sequence is MCKHDTRALLLMVSLVPVIQGCSLFGVGEAEYACPEPGKGVCKSARQVYQDTDSPPAEDLFPTPPKNHSEPDSRLVTPEAVPNRTPAQILRIWIAPWVDKQGNWHSGGVVMTDIAPRDWQSAIPVYSPSDD, encoded by the coding sequence ATGTGTAAACACGATACCAGAGCATTGCTTCTGATGGTTTCGCTGGTACCTGTTATCCAGGGCTGCTCACTCTTTGGTGTTGGCGAGGCTGAGTATGCCTGCCCGGAACCCGGCAAAGGTGTTTGTAAATCGGCAAGACAGGTTTATCAGGATACTGATTCGCCACCTGCTGAAGATCTGTTTCCAACACCTCCCAAAAACCATTCAGAACCCGACTCTCGTCTTGTAACCCCGGAAGCGGTGCCCAATCGCACACCGGCTCAAATCCTGAGAATCTGGATTGCGCCCTGGGTTGATAAACAGGGCAACTGGCACAGTGGTGGCGTAGTGATGACGGATATCGCTCCAAGAGACTGGCAGTCTGCCATTCCTGTCTATTCACCTTCCGATGATTAA
- the traA gene encoding TraA family conjugative transfer protein — protein sequence MPALLADRRPFIERQQLIVSLAPLIILSLLPQELQAANPVNVTGSTDFAEIYGRLVGWIKGDLGRTLSISFVLVGLAYGMARNSLIGFATGVGAAVGLQVTPTIINSIFGL from the coding sequence ATGCCTGCACTTCTTGCTGATAGACGACCATTTATTGAGAGACAGCAGCTGATAGTGTCGCTGGCTCCCCTGATTATTCTTTCTCTACTGCCACAAGAGTTACAGGCAGCCAATCCTGTCAATGTCACAGGCTCCACTGACTTTGCGGAAATTTATGGCCGCTTGGTGGGCTGGATCAAGGGGGATCTCGGACGAACGCTGTCTATCTCTTTTGTCCTGGTCGGACTGGCCTACGGCATGGCTCGCAACTCATTAATCGGTTTTGCTACCGGAGTGGGAGCTGCCGTGGGATTGCAGGTGACGCCCACCATTATTAATTCCATTTTCGGGTTGTAA